A genomic region of Dreissena polymorpha isolate Duluth1 chromosome 4, UMN_Dpol_1.0, whole genome shotgun sequence contains the following coding sequences:
- the LOC127879908 gene encoding synaptotagmin-4-like, whose product MVEHVPNQGIKSNSANVSAVHLSVFTIIAICAVTVVSLVLITAVAYKCYRRRQLRNANNRLSSAIKKGLRETPSSSKRSSRSSSVVKVTKATSPISPSDHLTGPGEKLSPGSFSMRPDNMDSPHHLGGKISPETSHHTEYEKGDRTPEKDENAKLKDYAQSFSDKSEPKYRGALNFSLEYDHDKTALLVNIMSLVDLPPRDPSTGGCDPYVKLQLLPEKRHKCKTRVLRKTLNPVYDETFTFYGISSNQLQGMTLHFVILSFDRFSRDAIMGEVLYPVKPEDFAQKRLMLCKEITPRHLKFRMQGCGELLVSLCHQPAANRLTVVVLKARNLPKMDLSGLSDPYVKIYLLYNGQRIAKKKTHVKKRTLNPVFNESFLFDVPYNEGLQNISLEFLVLDWDRMTKNEVVGRLEIGAKSRGAQQHHWQEVINCPRKQIAEWHKLIEH is encoded by the exons ATGGTTGAACACGTTCCAAATCAAGGCATTAAAAGCAATTCAGCTAATGTGTCTGCAGTACATT tAAGCGTTTTTACCATCATAGCAATATGTGCTGTCACTGTTGTCAGCCTGGTGCTTATCACAGCCGTTGCTTACAAATGTTACCGAAGACGTCAGCTGAGAAACGCTAATAACAGACTGTCGTCGGCAATTAAAAAAGGATTGAGGGAGACGCCATCTTCCAGTAAGCGGTCATCAAGAAGTTCTTCAGTCGTAAAAGTTACAAAAGCAACTAGTCCAATTTCGCCTTCAGACCACTTAACTGGTCCGGGCGAAAAGCTGTCACCGGGGAGCTTTTCCATGCGTCCTGACAACATGGACTCGCCGCATCACTTGGGCGGGAAAATCAGCCCGGAAACCAGTCACCATACTGAGTACGAAAAAGGCGACCGGACGCCGGAAAAAGACGAGAATGCGAAACTAAAAGATTATGCGCAATCGTTTTCGGACAAGTCTGAGCCGAAATATCGTGGAGCCCTGAATTTTTCCCTTGAATACGACCACGATAAGACGGCGCTTCTGGTGAACATAATGAGCCTCGTGGATCTACCACCTCGTGACCCCAGCACAGGAGGATGCGACCCGTACGTGAAACTTCAACTTTTACCAGAAAAGAGACACAAATGCAAAACGCGTGTGCTCCGGAAAACTCTTAATCCCGTCTACGACGAGACCTTCACGTTCTACGGGATTTCAAGCAACCAGCTTCAGGGGATGACGTTGCATTTCGTAATTCTCAGCTTCGACAGGTTCTCGCGAGATGCGATCATGGGCGAGGTTCTCTATCCGGTGAAACCGGAAGACTTTGCACAGAAGAGGTTGATGCTTTGCAAGGAAATAACACCGAGGCATTTAAAG TTCCGGATGCAGGGCTGCGGGGAGCTTCTGGTGTCCCTCTGCCACCAACCGGCCGCCAACCGCCTCACCGTCGTCGTGCTGAAGGCCCGCAACCTCCCGAAGATGGACCTCTCAGGCCTCTCAG ATCCATACGTTAAGATCTACCTGCTGTATAACGGACAGAGGATCGCCAAGAAGAAGACGCACGTGAAGAAGCGGACCCTAAACCCGGTGTTTAACGAGTCTTTCCTGTTCGACGTGCCCTACAACGAGGGTCTGCAGAACATTAGTCTCGAGTTCCTCGTGCTCGATTGGGACCGCATGACCAAGAATGAG GTGGTGGGACGTCTGGAGATTGGGGCCAAGTCACGTGGCGCACAACAACATCACTGGCAAGAGGTCATCAACTGCCCGCGAAAACAGATTGCAGAATGGCATAAGCTTATTGAGCATTGA